From Deltaproteobacteria bacterium, a single genomic window includes:
- a CDS encoding site-specific integrase: MAISEYINSSTGEKLFKVRIKRRSPREAGLAIDKREQGFKTKAEAERAERKLFIQAERELTEVEQKTCLWKNLVDEWEVNARQGDIFIRALSPQTIDDYTYTIRDHCKEWLRLHVDEIDRARAWMVLDRVEREISISRRKRLRTAIDAVFKWGILAGKLKGLTVIPTDGFKSLLKEEEKMPEILNLGQIRALLDYAEKVNHPWYPHWALALFTGMRSGELYALEWDQVDFENKLIYVHKNWTNRTGYGPTKGRYWRAVPIESTQVLELLKELKIKRANDKFVLHHFKVWTDGEQASILREFCIGSGLPSVRFHTLRACFATQLIRDSVAPAVVMKICGWKDLKTMQRYIRLAGIEVKGATQGLKLLPEREVMGRVVSLFRQE; encoded by the coding sequence ATGGCGATAAGTGAGTATATCAACTCTTCGACAGGTGAGAAATTATTTAAGGTTCGGATTAAACGACGAAGCCCAAGAGAAGCGGGTCTTGCTATTGATAAACGTGAACAAGGATTTAAAACCAAGGCTGAAGCCGAAAGAGCTGAAAGAAAACTCTTTATCCAGGCTGAACGGGAATTAACGGAAGTTGAGCAAAAAACTTGTTTGTGGAAAAATTTAGTCGACGAGTGGGAGGTCAATGCCAGACAAGGCGACATCTTCATTCGTGCTCTGAGCCCCCAAACAATTGACGATTACACCTACACTATTCGCGATCACTGCAAAGAATGGTTGCGGCTGCATGTTGATGAAATTGACCGCGCTCGTGCGTGGATGGTTTTAGATCGTGTGGAGCGCGAGATTTCAATTTCAAGACGCAAGCGACTACGAACTGCGATAGATGCCGTTTTTAAGTGGGGCATATTAGCTGGGAAGCTTAAGGGTCTGACCGTGATTCCAACGGATGGGTTTAAATCTTTGCTAAAAGAAGAGGAAAAAATGCCTGAGATTTTGAATCTCGGGCAAATTAGAGCGCTTCTTGATTATGCCGAGAAGGTCAATCATCCTTGGTATCCGCATTGGGCACTGGCACTTTTCACTGGAATGCGTTCGGGAGAACTCTATGCTTTAGAGTGGGATCAGGTCGATTTTGAAAACAAACTGATTTACGTTCATAAAAATTGGACCAATCGCACAGGCTATGGTCCAACTAAAGGACGTTATTGGCGAGCCGTACCGATTGAAAGCACACAGGTGCTTGAGCTTTTAAAAGAGCTTAAAATCAAGCGAGCTAACGACAAGTTTGTTCTTCACCACTTTAAAGTCTGGACCGACGGTGAGCAGGCCTCGATTCTAAGAGAGTTTTGTATTGGTTCGGGGTTGCCTTCTGTGAGGTTCCACACATTACGAGCATGTTTTGCTACCCAGCTTATCCGCGATAGTGTCGCTCCGGCTGTAGTCATGAAGATCTGTGGCTGGAAAGACCTTAAAACCATGCAGCGTTATATTCGGCTTGCGGGTATCGAGGTGAAGGGCGCAACGCAAGGGCTGAAGCTGTTACCAGAGCGTGAAGTTATGGGTCGTGTTGTGTCGTTATTTAGGCAAGAATAG
- a CDS encoding helix-turn-helix domain-containing protein yields the protein MNEVEAAESFTNQNFESSDWMNTEEAALYLRILSKGGKPCVGRIRNLVSLGKIPFYKPFGRLLFKRSELKIFIESSRKGGFKWR from the coding sequence TTGAATGAAGTCGAAGCGGCAGAATCATTCACCAATCAGAACTTTGAATCATCTGATTGGATGAATACCGAAGAAGCAGCTTTGTATCTTCGAATTCTCAGCAAAGGGGGCAAACCCTGTGTAGGCAGAATTAGAAACCTAGTGAGCCTGGGTAAGATTCCGTTTTACAAACCATTTGGACGATTGCTGTTCAAACGATCCGAACTGAAAATTTTCATTGAATCCTCTAGAAAAGGAGGATTCAAATGGCGATAA
- a CDS encoding helix-turn-helix transcriptional regulator, giving the protein MKKPAASKKEIDEFEAVFFALSHRSRRHILLSLSQKNSPMLGGEIADLLSCSWPTTTSHLQNLEQAGLVTVEKQGREQLYEINTKRLNVVQKWLEKVRGKEPDKVG; this is encoded by the coding sequence ATGAAGAAACCAGCGGCATCTAAAAAAGAAATAGATGAATTTGAGGCGGTGTTTTTTGCATTGTCCCATCGGTCTAGGAGGCATATATTGCTATCCTTGAGCCAGAAGAATAGCCCCATGCTTGGCGGTGAAATTGCCGACCTACTATCATGCTCTTGGCCTACAACTACAAGTCACCTGCAAAATTTAGAACAAGCAGGCTTGGTGACGGTTGAGAAACAGGGAAGAGAGCAGCTTTACGAGATCAATACTAAAAGATTAAATGTCGTTCAAAAATGGTTAGAAAAAGTGCGGGGCAAAGAGCCGGACAAGGTCGGATAA